The Thiobacillus sp. genome contains the following window.
TCCCCGAATGGTACCCGAACGAAACCTGCCACCAGGGGCTCGAAACCGGCCTGGACCTTGCGGTTTCCCGTAGCGGACAGAGTGGCCATGGTGCGGCCGTGGAAGCTCTTTTCCATGACGACGATGGCCGGATTCTCGATGCCCTTGTTGTGGCCGTAGAGGCGGGCGATCTTGATGGCGGCCTCGTTGGCCTCGGCTCCGGAGTTACAGAAGAACACCCGCTCCAGTCCGGACAGCTTGCACAGGTGATCCGCCAGGCGCTCCTGCTCCAGGATGCGATAGAGGTTGGAGGTGTGGATCAGGCGACCGGCCTGCTCGCACAAGGCATTGGCCAGTTTTGGATGGCCATGGCCCAGGCCGTTCACGGCCACGCCTGCCAGGGCGTCCAGGTATTTCTCGCCGTTTTCGTCAAAAAGCCAGGCCCCTTCGCCTTTTACGAAGGCCACCGGGAGCCGGGCATAGGTTTGCATCAAGGTATCGGACATTTCACATCCTGCCGCGCATGAAAAACATACGGCGGCAGAGACTTGCGCCTCGATAGCCGCCGTGCGGGAAAGGTTGGAACAATACCACTAAATCATGACGTTAAGGAATCCGAGGGGGGCATCATTGTTGCTCTTGAAGGCCTCCAGGACTTCCCGCATGGCCAACCCCTTGTCCAGACACTCCTGGTATTCCGCGGCCGCATTCGAATCCGCCACCAAGCCGCCGCCGGCCCAGTACCTTATCTCGCCATGGCTGCAAACCAGCGTTCGGATGGCGACGTTGAGTTCCATCCGGCCATCAAAGCCCAAATAGCCGATGGCACCGCAATAGATCCCGCGCCGGTGGGGCTCCAGGGACTCTATGATCTCCATGGCCCGTTGCTTGGGTGCGCCGGTGATGGAGCCTCCGGGAAAGGCCGCCGCCAGGAGATCGGCTCCATGCTTGTCCGGCGCCAGCCGTCCGGTCACCGTGCTGACCAGGTGGTGCACGGTGGCGAAACTCTCCACGCGGAACAACTCGGGTACCTGGATGCTGCCCGGCGTGCAGACCTTGCCCAGATCGTTGCGCAACAGGTCCACGATCATCAGGTTTTCTGCCCGGTCCTTGGGGCTTGCGGCCAGCGCCTCAGCCAAGCGCAGATCTGCAATGGCATCCTGGTGGCGGGGCCGGGTCCCCTTGATGGGGCGGGTCGTGGCCAAGCCATCTTCCAGACTCAGAAAACTTTCAGGCGAAGAGGACAGGACCTGGGCGAACGGGAAATTCATCCATGCCGAGTAAGGTGCAGGGCTTCGCTTGCGCAAGGCCAGGTACAGGGGCCAGGGATGGCCGGCACACGAGGCCGCAAAGCGCATCGCAAGGTTGATCTGGTAACAGTCCCCCGCCCGGATGAAATCTTGCACTTCATTGAAAGCCCGGACATAGGCTTCTGAATCCATGTTGGACCGGAGTTCACCTCCCACCGAGAAGGCCTGTGCCGTTTGTGAACGAGGGCTGGACAGGATCTTTTCCATACGAGAGGCCCAGCGCCTGCCGGGCTCCGTGTCTCGGGCACGAATCTCACACCGGCGTTTTTCATGGTCCAGGTGCACGAATCCGTCATAAATGCCCACGGCCATGTCCGGCAAGCGCTCCGCATCCTGGGCGATGCACGGAAGCTTTACGTATCTGCGAGCCAGGTCATAGGCGAAATACCCCACGGCTCCACCAGCCCCGACACCATCGGATTCCGGCTCCATAAAAGCGGCCAGGATCTTGATCGGATCTCCGTTTGCACGCCGTTCCTTTCCATCTTCCTGGATGAGCACTTCCGATCCACTGACAACCAGGACGATACGGGGAAGGGCTGCGATCAGGTCTTGGCGACCTCCATGGATCCCAGGCTGACCGCTATCCAGCCACATGGCCCACGGCATTTCAGACAGTGGGGCAAAGAAGCACTCCCTGTCATCCGGATAAGGTAGTTCGATCAGGATCGGCACGGATTTCCAGGGCGGGTGCAAAGGTCAATGCAAGGGCCGGAATTCTGTCCCTGTAGGAGGGTGCACTCAAGCATCGTCGAGAAATCCACAGGATTTGTGGATAACTCTGTGCACAAAATGGGGGTAGAGATCGGAATAGTTCATTGCCGTGGGATTTATCGCCATTGAATCAAATTTAAGCAACCCCCCAAAATATAAAAATCAAAGGGTTAGAACGGGCCTCATAGAAATCATAGACATACGCAATATTTATGAAATGCCACTTTGGCCTGTGGATATAACTTGGCCTTGACAGGGTAAAGAAGTGCCGATAACTCAGCATTTCCCTTTCACAAAACCATGGCCATACCCATGCCTGAACAGACTCAACATGTGCTGACCATAAGCGAAGTCAATCGCTTGGCAAGGTTAGCCCTGGAAAAGAACTTGCCCCTCTGCTGGATTCGCGGCGAAGTTTCCAACTTGACCAGGGCATCCTCAGGCCATTGGTACTTCACCATAAAGGATGCCGTGGCGAGCGCCCGTTGCGTCATGTTCCGCACACGCAACCAGTTCGTGGACTGGTCCGTGCGAGAAGGCGAACAGATCGAACTCCGTGCCCAGGCAAGCCTGTATGAGCCCAGGGGAGATTTTCAGCTGATCGTGGAAGCCATGCGCAAGTCGGGTCAGGGCAACCTGTATGAAGCCTTCCTGCGCCTGAAAGACAAGTTGCAGCAGGAAGGTCTTTTCGCCGCGGATGGAAAGAAAGCCCTTCCCACCATGCCACATGCCATCGGCATAGTCACATCGCCCATGGCAGCGGCCCTGCGGGATGTGATGACGACCCTGAAACGGCGTTGGCCCAACGCTTCCGTCATTGTTTACCCATGCCAAGTACAGGGCGGTCCCGCCCCGTTACAGATCAGGCAAGCCATCCTTGAAGCCAATTCAAGAAAGGAAGCCGACGTGCTCTTGCTGGTGCGCGGCGGCGGCAGCCTGGAGGACCTGTGGGCATTCAACGACGAAGGTGTGGCGCGGTCCATCAGAGCTTCTGCCATCCCCATCATCTGCGGTGTAGGGCACGAGACCGATTTCACCATTGCCGATTTCGTCGCGGACGCACGTGCACCCACGCCCACCGGCGCGGCACAATTTGCCACACCTGACAAAGTTGAATGGGTGCAGCGCATCCGGCACCAGAAAAGTCGTATCTCCCATGGATTGCGTACACGGCTGGATGTCGCCTGGCAGCAACATGACCACCTACGGAAACGACTGAGGCATCCTCAAGAACAGTTGCGGCATCAGCATGAGCGATTGCAGCAATTGACTCAACATCTTGCCCGGTGCGGACTCAGGGTAATTGCTGATGCCAACACCCGTGTGGAGCACATGTCCAACAGGCTGGTTGGCATAAAGCCCACCACTGGTCCCTATCGCCAACAACTGGTGCAATTACTGCGCCGAATGCATCAGCATGGGCATCACCAGCAAATCCTTCGAGCCCGTCAGGTGGCGCACTTGCAGGCTCAACTGGAACTGCTGTGTCCTACCCAGGTACTCCAGCGGGGTTACAGCATCGTGCGTTCCATTCAGGGCACGGTAATCAGCACATCAGATCAAGTCAGCGTTGGAGCACACCTGTCCATAGAACTGGCCCGGGGACAGCTGGGCGTAACCGTGTTGGCCAAGTCAGCGCGGTAACGGGAGGAGGAGATTCATAAAAGCGAACGCCCACCGTGGAGGTGGGCGTTTTGAGGGGGAGTCTGGCGATGACCTACTTTCGCGAGCGCGGGGCTCACTATCATTGGCGCTGGGGCGTTTCACGGTCCTGTTCGGGAAGGGAAGGGGTGGGACCGCCCCGCTATGGTCGCCAGACATAACTGGAAGTGGTGTCGCTTATGCGGCATCACGGAGTTGGGTCTGAACGGTGGTTCAGGCAAAGGGAAGAAGAGGTTTGGATGGGGAAGGGGTTCTTCCCACCTGGATTTGGTTGCCCTTGAGTGTGTATTCAAGGTTATAGGGTCAAGCCTTACGGGCAATTAGTACTGGTTAGCTTAACGCATTGCTGCGCTTCCACACCCAGCCTATCAACGTCGTGGTCTTCGACGACCCTTCAAGGAGGTCAAGCCTCCGGGAGATCTCATCTTCAGGCGAGTTTCACGCTTAGATGCTTTCAGCGTTTATCTCTTCCGCACTTAGCTACCCGGCGATACCACTGGCGTGATAACCGGTACACCAGAGGTGCGTCCACTCCGGTCCTCTCGTACTAGGAGCAGCCCCCGTCAAATCTCCAGCGCCCACGGCAGATAGGGACCAAACTGTCTCACGACGTTTTGAACCCAGCTCACGTACCTCTTTAAATGGCGAACAGCCATACCCTTGGGACCGGCTACAGCCCCAGGATGAGATGAGCCGACATCGAGGTGCCAAACTCCGCCGTCGATGTGAACTCTTGGGCGGAATCAGCCTGTTATCCCCAGAGTACCTTTTATCCGTTGAGCGATGGCCCTTCCATACAGAACCACCGGATCACTAGGACCTGCTTTCGCATCTGCTCGACTTGTGGGTCTCGCAGTTAAGCTGGCTTATGCCCTTGCACTATCAACACGATTTCCGACCGTGTCTAGCCAACCTTCGTGCTCCTCCGTTACCTTTTGGGAGGAGACCGCCCCAGTCAAACTGCCTACCATGCACGGTCCCCGACCCCGATAAGGGGCCCAGGTTAGAACCTCAACGACACAAGGGTGGTATTTCAAGGTTGGCTCCACGAGAACTAGCGTTCCCGCTTCACAGCCTCCCACCTATCCTACACATGTCCCGTCAAAGTCCAATGCAAAGCTGCAGTAAAGGTTCATGGGGTCTTTCCGTCTAGCCGCGGGGAGATTGCATCTTCACAAACACTTCAATTTCGCTGAGTCTCTGGAGGAGACAGTGTGGCCATCGTTACGCCATTCGTGCGGGTCGGAACTTACCCGACAAGGAATTTCGCTACCTTAGGACCGTTATAGTTACGGCCGCCGTTTACCGGGGCTTCGATCAAGAGCTTGCACCCCATCACTTAACCTTCCGGCACCGGGCAGGCGTCACACCCTATACGTCCACTTTCGTGTTTGCAGAGTGCTGTGTTTTTGTTAAACAGTCGCAGCCACCATTTCACTGCAACCCCATCGTGCTTCGACCGCGAGGATCTACACACTACCGGGGCACACCTTCTCCCGAAGTTACGGTGTCAATTTGCCGAGTTCCTTCTCCAGAGTTCTCTCAAGCGCCTTAGGATTCTCACCCTGCCCACCTGTGTCGGTTTGCGGTACGGTCACTATCCAACTGAAGCTTAGAGGCTTTTCTTGGAAGCTTAGGATCAACCACTTCGGAACCGTAGTTCCTCGTCATCACGCCTCAGCTAAGCCCTCCGGATTTGCCTAGAGGGCACGCCTACACGCTTAAACCAGGACATCCAACACCTGGCTGGCCTACCTTTCTCCGTCCCCCCATCGCATTGGATAGCGGTACAGGAATATTGACCTGTTTCCCATCAGCTACGCTTCTCAGCCTCGCCTTAGGGGCCGACTCACCCTGCGCCGATGAACGTTGCGCAGGAAACCTTGGGCTTCCGGCGAATGGGACTTTCACCCATTTTATCGCTACTCATGTCAGCATTCGCACTTCCGATACCTCCAGCATCCCTCACAGGACACCTTCGCAGGCCTACGGAACGCTCCTCTACCACGCATACATAGTATGCATCCCAAGCTTCGGTTACGTGCTTAGCCCCGTTACATCTTCCGCGCAGGACGACTCGACCAGTGAGCTATTACGCTTTCTTTGAAGGATGGCTGCTTCTAAGCCAACTTCCTGGCTGTCTGTGCCTTCCCACTTCGTTTACCACTTAGCACGTCATTTGGGACCTTAGCTGTGGGTCTGGGTTGTTTCCCTCTTGACTCAGGACGTTAGCACCCCAAGTCTGTCTCCCGTGCTCGCACTTCTCGGTATTCGGAGTTTGCTATCGCGGGGTAGATCTAGACGACCCCCCCAACGATTACAGTGCTCTACCCCCGAGAGTGATACACGAGGCGCTACCTAAATAGCTTTCGAGGAGAACCAGCTATCTCCGGATTTGTTTAGCCTTTCACCCCTATCCACAGCTCATCCCCTAGTTTTGCAACACTAGTGGGTTCGGTCCTCCAGTGCGTGTTACCGCACCTTCAACCTGGCCATGGATAGATCATCCGGTTTCGGGTCTACGCCCAGCTACTGAACGCCCTGTTCAGACTCGCTTTCGCTGCGCCTCCCCTATTCGGTTAAGCTCGCAACTGAACGTAAGTCGCTGACCCATTATACAAAAGGTACGCAGTCACCCCAGCACGATGGACTCTCGACGAGTCCACCGTGCTGGGGCGCCTTTCGTCTCGCTTCGCGATCCGAAGTCACCTTCACTCGATGTACTCATCAGAATCTATTTCTTCTTTAGTTCTTTTGAGTCGCGCTACGCGCTCCTCGAAAGAACCGAAAGCCCATTGTGCTGGGGCTCCCACTGTTTGTATGCATGCGGTTTCAGGATCTATTTCACTCCCCTCCCGGGGTTCTTTTCGCCTTTCCCTCACGGTACTGGTTCACTATCGGTCGATCACGAGTATTTAGCCTTGGAGGATGGTCCCCCCATCTTCAGACAGGATTTCTCGTGTCCCGCCCTACTTTTCGCACGCTCAGTTCCACAAACTTGTTTTCAAATACGGGGCTATCACCCTCTATGGCCGGAGTTTCCAATCCGTTCTCTTAACAAGTCCGCTAAATCGTGCAGGCTACTCCCATTTCGCTCGCCACTACTTTGGGAATCTCGGTTGATTTCTTTTCCTCTGGCTACTTAGATGTTTCAGTTCACCAGGTTCGCTCTACCTACCCTATGTATTCAGGCAGGAGTACCCCGAAGGGTGGGTTTCCCCATTCGGACATCTCCGGATCAAAGCTTCGTTGCCAGCTCCCCGGAGCTTTTCGCAGGCTCGCACGTCCTTCATCGCCTGTGATCGCCAAGGCATCCACCACATGCACTTAGTCACTTGACCCTATAACCTTGAACCCTCTTCCGAGGCTTCACTGCTACAGGTGTGTTTGTCTCGCCATGCCCGACTAAAAGCATGACTCGACGCAATCAAACCCAGGTTCAATTCCTATCTCATCAATAGGAACCAAACTTCTTCTTCCGCTTTGTTAAAGAACTCACAGCCTCACCGTAAACGGTGACCATTCGATGCCATACACCGAGTGGTCACAACTCACGACAGTATTGTTTGGTGGAGGATAACGGGATCGAACCGTTGACCCCCTGCTTGCAAAGCAGGTGCTCTCCCAGCTGAGCTAATCCCCCGTTAAGCCACGATGGCCAGCGCATTGCCACGTTGATCGAACCCTTGTGTGCACTAGCACACAGCGGGCTCTCGCGCCTTGCACTGCTTGGCCCTCGCGCCTTAACGATTCAGCTCGGGCCGCCACTCTAGTCTGGTGGGCCTGGTTGGATTCGAACCAACGACCCCCGCCTTATCAAGACGGTGCTCTAACCGACTGAGCTACAAGCCCGTAGCCTTCAAACAACACAACCTTAAGGTGTAAGCATTGAGCCAGGCTAGCTCTAGAAAGGAGGTGATCCAGCCGCACCTTCCGATACGGCTACCTTGTTACGACTTCACCCCAGTCATGAATCACTCCGTGGTAAGCGCCCCCCTTGCGGTTAGGCTACCTACTTCTGGAGCAACCCACTCCCATGGTGTGACGGGCGGTGTGTACAAGGCCCGGGAACGTATTCACCGCGACATGCTGATCCGCGATTACTAGCGATTCCGACTTCACGCAGTCGAGTTGCAGACTGCGATCCGGACTACGATCGGTTTTCTGGGATTGGCTCCCCCTCGCGGGTTGGCAACCCTCTGTACCGACCATTGTATGACGTGTGAAGCCCTACCCATAAGGGCCATGATGACTTGACGTCATCCCCACCTTCCTCCGGTTTGTCACCGGCAGTCTCATTAGAGTGCCCTTGCGTAGCAACTAATGATAAGGGTTGCGCTCGTTGCGGGACTTAACCCAACATCTCACGACACGAGCTGACGACAGCCATGCAGCACCTGTGTCCAGATTCCCTTTCGGGCACTCCCCAATCTCTCAGGGATTCCTGGCATGTCAAGGGTAGGTAAGGTTTTTCGCGTTGCATCGAATTAATCCACATCATCCACCGCTTGTGCGGGTCCCCGTCAATTCCTTTGAGTTTTAACCTTGCGGCCGTACTCCCCAGGCGGTCAACTTCACGCGTTAGCTTCGTTACTAAGAGATTGCTCTCCCAACAACCAGTTGACATCGTTTAGGGCGTGGACTACCAGGGTATCTAATCCTGTTTGCTCCCCACGCTTTCGTGCATGAGCGTCAGTACAGGCCCAGGGGGCTGCCTTCGCCATCGGTATTCCTCCACATCTCTACGCATTTCACTGCTACACGTGGAATTCCACCCCCCTCTGACACACTCTAGTCTCCCAGTTCAAAATGCAGTTCCCAAGTTAAGCTCGGGGATTTCACATCTTGCTTAAGAAACCGCCTGCGCACGCTTTACGCCCAGTAATTCCGATTAACGCTCGCACCCTACGTATTACCGCGGCTGCTGGCACGTAGTTAGCCGGTGCTTCTTCTGGTGGTACCGTCATCCGAACAGGGTATTAGCCCATGCGATTTCTTCCCGTCCGAAAGCGGTTTACAACCCGAAGGCCTTCTTCCCGCACGCGGCATGGCTGGATCAGGCTTGCGCCCATTGTCCAAAATTCCCCACTGCTGCCTCCCGTAGGAGTCTGGGCCGTGTCTCAGTCCCAGTGTGGCTGATCATCCTCTCAGACCAGCTACGGATCGTCGCCTTGGTAGGCCTTTACCCCACCAACTAGCTAATCCGACATCGGCCGCTCCAATCGCGCGAGGTCCGAAGATCCCCCGCTTTCCCCCTCAGGGCGTATGCGGTATTAGCTACGCTTTCGCGTAGTTATCCCCCACGTCTGGGTACGTTCCGATGCATTACTCACCCGTTCGCCACTCGCCGGCATCCCGAAGGACCCGCTGCCGTTCGACTTGCATGTGTAAAGCATGCCGCCAGCGTTCAATCTGAGCCAGGATCAAACTCTTCAGTTCAATCTTGTTACTCTAAGTTCGTCTACCTAAATAGACCGCTTATCACTCTTCAGAAATTAACTGACTTCGTGTAAGCATCAGGTTTTACTTTCGCTTCAATCTACCCACCTAAACAGGTAAATCTCCCAACCCAATGCTCACACCTTAAGGCTGTAAGTATGTTTTTAAAGAACTGTTTTTACTGCGTTTTTCGTCGTTTTCTGCTTTGTTGGCAGCGACGAGAGACCGGCATTATAGAGACCTGAAAAAGCCGGTCAAGCGTTTATTTCAACTTTTTTTCACCGGGCCCTGTAATCCCTGCCGCATCAGCAAGTTAGTCACACCAAAGTCACGCGGGCAAAGCGCCGCTTGCCCACCTGGGCCACCACTGTCACGCCTTTCCGCAGCACAAAACCCTTGTCTTCCACCTTGGCGCCATCCAGCTTCACGCCGCCGCCGGCGATGCTGCGCATGGCCTCCGAAGTGCTGGGCACCAGGCCCGCGGCCTTCAGCAACTGGGTGATTGGCAAACCGGACTCCGGTGCTTCCAGTTGAATTTCGGCCATGTCGTCTGGCAACGCACCCTGTCTGAAGCGGGCCTCGAAGTCCAACAAGGCCGCCACCGCAGTGGGCCGGTCATGGAATCGGGCAACGATTTCCTGGGCGAACATCACCTTGATGTCGCGGGGATTGCGCCCCTCGTCCACCTCCCGCTTCCACTGTCGTATGACGGATAGAGGCTCGAAGGACAGCAGCTCGATGTAGCGCCACATCAGGGTGTCGGACACGGACATGAGCTTGCCGAACTGCTCGTTGGGCGGTTCGGTGATACCTACATAGTTACCCATGGACTTGGACATCTTGTTGATGCCATCCAGCCCTTCCAACAAGGGCATGGTGAGGATGCACTGGGGCTTCTGTCCAAAGTGCTTCTGCAGTTCCCGGCCCATGAGCAGGTTGAACTTCTGGTCCGTGCCACCCAACTCCAGGTCCGCCTGCAAGGCCACGGAGTCGTAGCCCTGGATGAGGGGATAGAGAAACTCGTGGATGGCGATGGGCTGGTTGGCGCCGTAGCGCTTGGAAAAGTCGTCCCGCTCCAGCATGCGCGCCACCGTGTGGGTGGCGGCCAGCTTGATCATGTCCGCCGCATTCATGCCCCCCATCCAGCGGGAGTTGAACTCCACCTCGGTCTTTTGCGGGTCCAGTATCTTGAACACCTGGGCCTGGTAGGTGCGGGCATTCTCTTCCACCTGCTCCGCAGTCAAAGGCGGCCGTGTGGTGTTCTTGCCCGTGGGGTCGCCGATCATGCCGGTGAAGTCACCGATGAGGAACACGGCCTGGTGGCCCAGTTCCTGCAACTGGCGCATCTTGTTGAGCAGCACCGTGTGCCCCAGGTGCAGGTCGGGCGCGGTGGGGTCGAAGCCTGCCTTCACCCTGAGGGGGCGGCCGGTCTTGAGCTTTTCGATCAGCTCGGCTTCGACCAGCAACTCGTCGCAACCGCGCTTGATCACATCAAGGGCATCTTGAATGTCGGACATGGGATCGAGCGGGAAAAAAATGAGTGGAGCGGGTGATGGGAATCGAACCCACGTATGCAGCTTGGGAAGCTGCCGTTCTACCATTGAACTACACCCGCGTTGTAAACTTGCGGGCCCGGATTGTACTTGATCTGCCGTCATTCGCGGCCTTCCTTCATACCCCCTTATCGTGATCACTCTGAAAGTCAACGGCGAACCCCGCCCGTTTCCCGCCCCCCTTTCCATCGCCGATCTGCTGGCTACGCTGGCGTTGACCGGCAAACGGTTGGCCGTGGAGAAGAACGGCGAGATCGTGCCCAAAAGCCAGCATGCCCAGGTCATGGCCGACGATGGCGACAGCCTGGAAATCGTCGTTGCCGTGGGCGGCGGCTAACACGCCCCTTTTCCTCTTTACAGAAGTTCGAGACACCATGGATTCACTCGTCATTGCCGGCAAGACCTATTCCTCCCGCCTGCTGGTGGGCACCGGAAAATACAAGGACTTCAACGAGACCCGGGCGGCCATCGACGCCTCCGGCGCCCAGATCGTCACCGTGGCCATCCGCCGCACCAACATCGGCCAGGACCCGAACCAGCCCAACCTGCTGGATGCCGTGCCCCCCAGCCAGTTCACCTACCTGCCCAACACTGCCGGGTGCTACACGGCGGAAGACGCCATCCGCACCTTGCGCCTGGCCAGGGAACTGCTGGATGGCCACGACCTGGTGAAACTTGAAGTCCTGGGGGACCCCCAGAGCCTCTACCCCAACGTCACAGAGACCCTGCATGCCGCAGAGGTGCTGGTAAAGGACGGCTTCAAAATCATGGTCTACACCTCGGACGACCCCATCGTCGCCAAGAGGCTGGAAGACATCGGCTGCGTGGCCGTCATGCCCCTGGCCTCCCTCATCGGCTCCGGCATGGGCATCCTCAACCCCTGGAATCTGCAGATCATCATCGACCGCCTGACGGTGCCGGTAATCGTGGACGCCGGGGTGGGCACCGCCTCGGACGCCGCCATCGCCATGGAACTGGGCTGCGACGCCGTGCTCATGAACACTGCCATCGCCGGCGCCCGGAACCCGGTGCTCATGGCCTCCGCCATGAGGAAGGCGGTGGAAGCAGGACGGGAGGCTTTCCTGGCCGGACGCATGCCCAGGAAGGTCTACCAGGCCAGCCCCTCCTCCCCCACCACCGGCCTGATCACCGCCTGAACCGTGAGCGAATCCCTGCCGGACAACAGAGAGGCCCATACCCAGCGCCGCAGCATCCGCTCCTTCGTGCTGCGGGCCGGCCGCATGGGCACGGGCCAGATGCGGGCCTTGGAGGAACTGGGGCCCCGCTTTCTCATCCCCTATTCGGCCGCCCCCCTGGACCTGAACGCCGCCTTCGGCCGCGAGGCCCCCAAGGTGCTGGAGATCGGCTTCGGCATGGGCACGGCCACGGCCGCCATCGCCCAGGCCCACCCGGAAACCGACTACCTGGGCGTGGAGGTCCACACACCCGGCGTGGGGGCCCTGCTGAAAAGCATCGGCGAGCTGGGCCTCACCAACCTGCGCATCGTCCAGCACGACGCCGTGGAGGTGCTGGAGCACATGCTGCCGGACGCCAGCCTGGACGGCGTGCACATCTTCTTTCCGGACCCCTGGCACAAGAAGCGCCACCACAAGCGCCGCCTGATCCAGCCGGACTTCGTGGCCCGGCTGGCGCGCAAGCTCAAGCCCGGCGGCTACCTGCACCTGGCTACGGACTGGTCGGACTACGCCCAACAGATGCTGGACGTGCTCAGCGCCGACCCGACCCTGGCCAACACGGCCCAAGGCTACGCCCCCCGCCCTGAATACCGCCCCCTGACCAAGTTCGAACAGCGGGGCGTGCGATTGGGCCATGGCGTCTGGGACCTGATCTACAAACGCCTCTGAGTTCCCCACCACTTGCGGGTTTTCGCCGCTACAATCAGGCGAGTCCTTGATTTGCAAGCCAAAACCATGAAAAGCAGCGAGATACGCCGCCAGTTTTTAGATTTTTTCGCCTCCAAGGGCCACGCCGTTGTGGCCTCGTCTTCCCTGGTGCCCCACGGCGATCCCACCCTG
Protein-coding sequences here:
- the pabB gene encoding aminodeoxychorismate synthase component I, coding for MPWAMWLDSGQPGIHGGRQDLIAALPRIVLVVSGSEVLIQEDGKERRANGDPIKILAAFMEPESDGVGAGGAVGYFAYDLARRYVKLPCIAQDAERLPDMAVGIYDGFVHLDHEKRRCEIRARDTEPGRRWASRMEKILSSPRSQTAQAFSVGGELRSNMDSEAYVRAFNEVQDFIRAGDCYQINLAMRFAASCAGHPWPLYLALRKRSPAPYSAWMNFPFAQVLSSSPESFLSLEDGLATTRPIKGTRPRHQDAIADLRLAEALAASPKDRAENLMIVDLLRNDLGKVCTPGSIQVPELFRVESFATVHHLVSTVTGRLAPDKHGADLLAAAFPGGSITGAPKQRAMEIIESLEPHRRGIYCGAIGYLGFDGRMELNVAIRTLVCSHGEIRYWAGGGLVADSNAAAEYQECLDKGLAMREVLEAFKSNNDAPLGFLNVMI
- a CDS encoding exodeoxyribonuclease VII large subunit, which translates into the protein MAIPMPEQTQHVLTISEVNRLARLALEKNLPLCWIRGEVSNLTRASSGHWYFTIKDAVASARCVMFRTRNQFVDWSVREGEQIELRAQASLYEPRGDFQLIVEAMRKSGQGNLYEAFLRLKDKLQQEGLFAADGKKALPTMPHAIGIVTSPMAAALRDVMTTLKRRWPNASVIVYPCQVQGGPAPLQIRQAILEANSRKEADVLLLVRGGGSLEDLWAFNDEGVARSIRASAIPIICGVGHETDFTIADFVADARAPTPTGAAQFATPDKVEWVQRIRHQKSRISHGLRTRLDVAWQQHDHLRKRLRHPQEQLRHQHERLQQLTQHLARCGLRVIADANTRVEHMSNRLVGIKPTTGPYRQQLVQLLRRMHQHGHHQQILRARQVAHLQAQLELLCPTQVLQRGYSIVRSIQGTVISTSDQVSVGAHLSIELARGQLGVTVLAKSAR
- a CDS encoding tyrosine--tRNA ligase, with product MSDIQDALDVIKRGCDELLVEAELIEKLKTGRPLRVKAGFDPTAPDLHLGHTVLLNKMRQLQELGHQAVFLIGDFTGMIGDPTGKNTTRPPLTAEQVEENARTYQAQVFKILDPQKTEVEFNSRWMGGMNAADMIKLAATHTVARMLERDDFSKRYGANQPIAIHEFLYPLIQGYDSVALQADLELGGTDQKFNLLMGRELQKHFGQKPQCILTMPLLEGLDGINKMSKSMGNYVGITEPPNEQFGKLMSVSDTLMWRYIELLSFEPLSVIRQWKREVDEGRNPRDIKVMFAQEIVARFHDRPTAVAALLDFEARFRQGALPDDMAEIQLEAPESGLPITQLLKAAGLVPSTSEAMRSIAGGGVKLDGAKVEDKGFVLRKGVTVVAQVGKRRFARVTLV
- the thiS gene encoding sulfur carrier protein ThiS, whose protein sequence is MTLKVNGEPRPFPAPLSIADLLATLALTGKRLAVEKNGEIVPKSQHAQVMADDGDSLEIVVAVGGG
- a CDS encoding thiazole synthase; its protein translation is MDSLVIAGKTYSSRLLVGTGKYKDFNETRAAIDASGAQIVTVAIRRTNIGQDPNQPNLLDAVPPSQFTYLPNTAGCYTAEDAIRTLRLARELLDGHDLVKLEVLGDPQSLYPNVTETLHAAEVLVKDGFKIMVYTSDDPIVAKRLEDIGCVAVMPLASLIGSGMGILNPWNLQIIIDRLTVPVIVDAGVGTASDAAIAMELGCDAVLMNTAIAGARNPVLMASAMRKAVEAGREAFLAGRMPRKVYQASPSSPTTGLITA
- the trmB gene encoding tRNA (guanosine(46)-N7)-methyltransferase TrmB, with the protein product MSESLPDNREAHTQRRSIRSFVLRAGRMGTGQMRALEELGPRFLIPYSAAPLDLNAAFGREAPKVLEIGFGMGTATAAIAQAHPETDYLGVEVHTPGVGALLKSIGELGLTNLRIVQHDAVEVLEHMLPDASLDGVHIFFPDPWHKKRHHKRRLIQPDFVARLARKLKPGGYLHLATDWSDYAQQMLDVLSADPTLANTAQGYAPRPEYRPLTKFEQRGVRLGHGVWDLIYKRL